One stretch of Nocardia mangyaensis DNA includes these proteins:
- a CDS encoding DUF2631 domain-containing protein gives MAATDLEKASTERPVATSVDPAEVPSAAWGWSGESRRTFQIAGWFVVIALLAMTIGNHQGHVEDYFLVCLAGLMALLLVVDSLTKRIPK, from the coding sequence GTGGCCGCCACGGACCTCGAAAAAGCCAGCACCGAGCGCCCCGTCGCCACCAGCGTCGACCCCGCCGAGGTGCCCTCGGCCGCGTGGGGCTGGAGCGGTGAGTCGCGCCGGACCTTCCAGATCGCCGGCTGGTTCGTCGTGATCGCCCTGCTCGCCATGACCATCGGCAACCACCAGGGACATGTGGAGGACTACTTCCTCGTCTGCCTCGCCGGTCTGATGGCGCTGCTGCTGGTCGTCGACTCGCTCACCAAGCGCATTCCGAAGTAG